The following proteins are encoded in a genomic region of Plasmodium coatneyi strain Hackeri chromosome 2, complete sequence:
- a CDS encoding Adapter-related protein complex 4 beta 1 subunit, which produces MQKSKNDMSTSEINKLKEVLKKLPQEKNEEKKREVLKKVIAYMTLGVDVSKLFPDIIMISNTNDIIQKKMIYLYLNNYAETNSELSLLTINTLQKDSKDDDPIIRGLALRSFCNLRINNLFEYIEGPLFNGLNDKNSYVRRIAIISCVKLIKMNPQIAIKNDVIKILKNKLLDKDSQCIINAVHALNEILVDEGGLKVNKEIIFNMLNKISTFNEWGKCVVLNIVSTYIPENEDEMYDIMNILENHIRDFSSAVFLSCLKCFLNFSANDTNLQIQIFQRMKDPLLTLISTSSYEISYIVLLHTNLLLHEANKLNYNIFDYDYKHFFFRYNDLTYIKDIKLDILVSVATKNNLVMITNELSEYIYDQNVDIARKAIYSIGCIALKIPKAISKIVELALSSFLPMNHSYICSATIEMLANILRKYEEYTKVIIEEIIKHDNKLIDNDGIRSYIWIVGEYSEYIENAPYILEEYVTLTDCSYLFMLELLTACVKVLYRRPSEMVVIIASLFDNILKNYKYPELTDKVHFYYKLLSYNYEEAFKIIVCKKKLVKNFCESNENILLDKLFNEFNTLSVLYKQPIYKFVEYSKIRFGGTYDPEENEHDPTRDHRIHMDDAGVENGAGNIPHVSDTDRESFVNSPEEDARMGGKYPLSSSDTHTNHYNNRTSGNLPNMNEDMLLMGDDDTDPYHHSGDKHNANGHTHDHREGDDLGNDHLSAEAPKHLNKMNTPFSGNVKKSLVRGSANNATTTTAGSNPPNSKKLEKKKSHESINATNSDHLNKLSDILIDAESINPEHYQEQWSILPEQNNEKLFLRKNYYNLQLETIDEFISKYNIVTLASGEIDQCLKFYMYAQFYTKQYIFIEIIFNKAENSINWILKSQCEDSNMLDRFTDYFRDIFMDFM; this is translated from the exons ATGCAAAAGAGTAAAAATGACATGTCCAcc AGCGAGATAAACAAGCTAAAagaagttttaaaaaaactcccacaagaaaaaaatgaagaaaagaaaagagaggTGCTAAAGAAGGTAATAGCGTACATGACCCTCGGGGTCGATGTATCAAAGCTATTTCCGGACATTATAATGATATCAAACACTAATGAtataatacagaaaaaaatgatatacCTCTACCTGAATAACTACGCAG AGACCAACTCGGAACTTTCCCTGCTCACCATAAACACCCTGCAAAAGGACAGCAAAGATGACGACCCAATTATAAGGGGACTAGCCTTACGGAGTTTCTGCAATTTGCGaattaataatttgtttgAGTATATAGAAGGGCCTTTATTTAACGGACTGAACGATAAAAATTCCTACGTCCGAAGAATCGCCATAATCAGTTGTGTCAAGCTGATTAAAATGAACCCACAAATAGCTATAAAAAACGAtgtcataaaaattttgaaaaataaacttCTAGACAAAGACTCACAGTGTATAATAAACGCAGTGCATGCATTGAACGAAATATTGGTAGATGAAGGAGGACTAAAAgtaaataaagaaattatttttaacatgCTAAATAAAATATCCACCTTCAACGAATGGGGAAAATGCGTTGTTCTAAATATCGTAAGTACCTACATTCCAGAAAATGAAGACGAAATGTATGACATTATGAATATACTAGAAAATCACATAAGAGATTTTTCCTCCGCTGTATTTCTCTCctgtttaaaatgttttttaaatttctctGCCAATGATACAAATTTACaaattcaaatttttcaaagAATGAAGGATCCTTTGCTTACGTTAATTTCCACCTCTTCTTACGAAATTTCTTACATCGTTCTGTTGCACACGAACTTGTTGCTACACGAGGCTAATAAGCTGAACTACAACATATTCGACTATGACTACAAGCACTTCTTCTTTCGATATAATGATCTTACCTACATAAAGGACATTAAGTTGGACATCCTCGTGTCGGTGGCCACGAAG AACAACTTGGTCATGATAACGAACGAACTGAGCGAATACATCTATGACCAGAACGTGGACATCGCACGGAAGGCCATTTACTCCATCGGGTGCATAGCTCTGAAAATACCCAAAGCAATTTCGAAAATAGTGGAGTTAGCCCTGTCTTCCTTTCTCCCCATGAACCATTCCTACATTTGCAGCGCCACGATAGAAATGCTAGCCAATATACTGAGAAAGTACGAAGAATACACCAAAGTAATTATCgaagaaattataaaacaTGATAACAAACTGATAGACAATGATGGAATCAGGTCCTACATTTGGATTGTCGGGGAATATTCAGAATACATAGAAAATGCACCCTACATTTTAGAAGAATATGTTACTCTAACCGACTGCTCCTATTTATTCATGCTGGAATTGTTGACGGCATGTGTGAAGGTCCTATATAGGAGACCTTCCGAAATGGTAGTCATTATTGCCTCCCTTTTTgacaacattttaaaaaattataaataccCAGAACTTACGGACAAAGTGCACTTTTATTACAAACTGCTAAGTTATAATTATGAAGAAGCCTTCAAAATTAtcgtttgtaaaaaaaaacttgtaaaaaatttctgCGAATcgaatgaaaatattttattggATAAATTGTTCAATGAATTTAACACCCTCTCTGTATTGTATAAGCAGCCTATATACAAATTTGTGGAGTATTCTAAAATACGTTTCGGCGGAACGTACGACCCGGAGGAAAATGAACATGACCCGACCCGTGACCATCGTATTCATATGGACGACGCTGGTGTAGAAAATGGTGCAGGTAACATTCCACATGTTAGCGACACGGACAGGGAAAGCTTTGTGAACTCCCCAGAGGAGGATGCCCGAATGGGTGGTAAGTACCCTTTGTCTAGCAGTGACACCCACACAAATCACTATAACAACAGAACCAGTGGAAACCTTCCCAACATGAACGAGGATATGCTCCTAATGGGAGATGATGACACAGATCCTTATCACCACAGCGGGGACAAGCATAACGCGAACGGTCACACGCACGATCATCGAGAAGGCGACGACCTGGGGAACGACCACCTCTCTGCAGAAGCGCCAAAACACCTCAACAAGATGAACACCCCCTTTAgtggaaatgtaaaaaaatcaCTCGTCAGAGGTTCTGCGAACAACGCAACCACAACCACCGCTGGTAGTAACCCCCCCAATAGTAAAAAgttggagaagaaaaagtcgCATGAATCGATCAACGCCACGAATTCAGACCACTTGAACAAACTGTCTGACATTTTAATCGATGCAGAAAGTATAAACCCAGAACACTACCAAGAGCAGTGGAGtattttacctgaacagaataacgaaaaattatttttaagaaaaaattactacaACTTACAGTTAGAAACCATTGACGAATTTATATCCAAATACAACATTGTAACACTTGCATCTGGGGAAATCGATCAGTGCCTAAAGTTCTACATGTACGCGCAATTCTACACGAAGCAGTACATTTTTATTGAGATAATTTTCAACAAGGCCGAAAATTCGATCAACTGGATACTGAAGTCCCAGTGTGAAGACTCCAACATGCTCGATCGCTTCACCGATTATTTCAGGGACATATTCATGGATTTCATGTGA